From a region of the Myroides sp. JBRI-B21084 genome:
- a CDS encoding C40 family peptidase, which yields MMHNIQNRNFPVFFILKYTLFCCFALLIVSCKSKKNWTDSNKTNESKTIITIPKNTTDIAILLDVNEKSLKNKELYNFIINWYGTPYKFGGNSKNGIDCSGFTNVLYNEIYKIQLPRISRDIALNIKRKYTNELNEGDLVFFSIGNSGTINHVGIYLQNNKFVHASSSKGVIISNLNDTYYAKYLVKCGSYKK from the coding sequence ATGATGCATAATATACAAAACCGGAATTTTCCGGTTTTTTTCATTCTAAAATATACGCTATTTTGTTGCTTTGCTTTGTTAATTGTTTCATGTAAATCAAAAAAAAATTGGACCGATTCAAACAAAACAAATGAAAGCAAAACCATAATAACTATACCTAAAAATACAACTGATATTGCAATTTTGCTTGATGTGAATGAGAAAAGTTTAAAAAATAAAGAATTATATAATTTTATAATAAACTGGTACGGTACCCCTTATAAATTTGGGGGAAATTCTAAAAACGGAATTGATTGTTCGGGTTTTACAAACGTTTTATACAATGAAATTTATAAAATTCAGTTGCCAAGAATTTCAAGAGATATAGCCCTAAATATTAAACGTAAATACACAAATGAACTAAATGAAGGTGATTTAGTATTTTTCTCGATAGGAAATTCTGGCACTATAAATCACGTGGGCATTTATTTACAAAATAACAAATTTGTACACGCATCTTCGTCAAAAGGAGTAATAATTTCTAATTTAAACGATACTTATTACGCAAAATATTTAGTAAAATGCGGTTCGTATAAAAAGTAA
- a CDS encoding DUF1801 domain-containing protein, with product MTDIDKYNISQSNEHQQVCEVLKYQISKNLSNATSKIWHAHPVWFINDNPIIGYSKQKKGIRLMFWSGADFDEDALIVRGQKFKDASIFFNNATEIDVNELERWLKKSEIIQWDYKNIVKRKGVLIKL from the coding sequence ATGACTGATATAGATAAATATAACATTTCGCAATCAAATGAACATCAACAAGTTTGTGAGGTTCTAAAATATCAAATATCGAAAAACTTATCAAATGCAACCTCAAAAATTTGGCACGCGCACCCAGTTTGGTTCATTAACGACAACCCAATTATAGGCTACAGCAAACAAAAAAAAGGTATTAGACTTATGTTTTGGAGTGGTGCCGATTTTGATGAAGACGCACTTATTGTAAGAGGTCAAAAATTTAAGGATGCTTCCATTTTTTTTAACAATGCAACAGAAATAGATGTTAATGAATTGGAACGATGGTTAAAAAAATCTGAAATTATTCAATGGGATTATAAAAACATTGTAAAACGTAAAGGTGTACTTATAAAACTATAA
- a CDS encoding ArsR/SmtB family transcription factor: protein MGATKTDHFTNEQNQIAIIAKALGHPARIAILEYLLKVNECICGDIVNELPLAQPTVSQHLKELKNADLIKGTVEGNAICYCINEKTIEMLNSYFSSIIKGVKNNKCC from the coding sequence ATGGGAGCAACAAAAACAGATCATTTTACAAATGAGCAAAACCAAATAGCAATTATTGCTAAAGCATTAGGCCACCCAGCCCGTATAGCTATTTTAGAATATTTATTAAAAGTTAATGAATGTATCTGTGGAGATATTGTAAATGAATTGCCTTTGGCACAACCAACGGTTTCGCAACATTTAAAAGAACTTAAAAACGCAGACTTAATTAAAGGGACTGTTGAAGGAAATGCAATTTGTTATTGCATTAACGAAAAAACTATTGAAATGCTTAACTCCTATTTTTCTTCAATTATTAAAGGTGTAAAAAATAATAAATGTTGTTAA
- a CDS encoding DUF6428 family protein, producing the protein MKLSEFKKLIENLKEITFELENGTLVPSHFHVTEVGQITKHFIDCGGVIRNEITVNFQLWHANDFSHRLTASKMMDIIKLSEDKLNIVDAEIEVEYQSETIGKFDLAFNGNHFVLKNTTTACLAPDACGVDGSPKQKISLKDLNTNQNNTCTPGSGCC; encoded by the coding sequence ATGAAATTATCAGAATTTAAAAAACTAATAGAAAATCTAAAGGAAATTACTTTTGAATTAGAAAATGGCACTTTAGTACCTTCTCATTTTCACGTTACAGAAGTGGGTCAAATTACAAAACACTTTATTGATTGCGGTGGAGTAATTCGAAATGAAATTACTGTAAATTTTCAATTATGGCATGCAAATGATTTTTCACATCGCTTAACTGCATCAAAAATGATGGATATTATTAAATTATCTGAAGATAAATTAAATATTGTTGACGCAGAAATTGAAGTAGAATATCAAAGTGAAACTATTGGTAAATTTGATTTAGCTTTTAACGGCAATCACTTCGTTTTAAAAAATACAACCACTGCCTGCTTGGCTCCAGATGCATGTGGTGTAGATGGTTCACCAAAACAAAAAATAAGTTTAAAAGATTTAAATACTAACCAAAACAACACTTGCACTCCTGGTAGCGGTTGTTGTTAA
- a CDS encoding class I SAM-dependent methyltransferase produces MEKFNKKAHWENVYNTKQITEVSWYQKKPETSLQLIENCNVPKTSKIIDVGGGDGFLVDYLLELGYTNITVLDISETAIEKAKKRLGKKADLVNWIVADAANFNPTETYDIWHDRAAFHFLTNETDIENYKNTVQNNLNTNGFLIIGTFSEEGPTKCSGINIKQYNEKSLFNVFSSQFTQINSLTTNHETPFNTIQNFVFSTFKKS; encoded by the coding sequence ATGGAAAAATTTAACAAAAAAGCCCACTGGGAAAATGTGTATAACACGAAACAAATTACAGAAGTAAGTTGGTACCAAAAAAAACCTGAAACATCATTACAATTAATAGAAAATTGTAATGTACCAAAAACATCAAAAATTATTGATGTTGGTGGTGGCGATGGTTTTTTAGTTGATTATTTACTAGAATTGGGCTATACAAATATTACGGTTTTAGATATTTCGGAAACTGCAATTGAAAAAGCAAAAAAACGTTTAGGAAAAAAAGCAGATTTAGTAAATTGGATTGTTGCCGATGCTGCAAATTTTAATCCAACTGAAACTTATGATATTTGGCATGACCGAGCTGCTTTTCATTTTTTAACAAACGAAACTGATATCGAAAATTATAAAAATACTGTTCAAAATAACCTCAACACAAATGGTTTTTTAATTATAGGAACTTTTTCAGAAGAAGGTCCTACAAAGTGTAGTGGTATCAACATTAAGCAGTACAATGAAAAATCGCTTTTCAATGTTTTTAGTTCTCAGTTTACTCAAATAAACAGTTTAACAACCAACCACGAAACACCTTTTAACACCATCCAAAATTTTGTTTTTAGCACTTTTAAAAAATCTTAA
- a CDS encoding arsenate-mycothiol transferase ArsC, whose amino-acid sequence MNQQLKETIKALNTDLLSAERINVLQPLIDFVQNKVTNNQIINLNFICTHNSRRSHLAQIWAQVASVHFKIPNVNCFSGGTEETALYKTVIEVLQNQGFTVNLLNNSTNPIYALKFNENCMPIIGFSKKYNHEFNPKSNFAAVMTCSEADGGCPFVAGAEKRIAITYQDPKVFDELQNAANAYTTTSLQIATEMFYVFSKIKL is encoded by the coding sequence ATGAATCAACAACTTAAAGAAACTATTAAAGCATTAAATACTGATTTGCTTTCAGCCGAACGCATAAACGTGTTACAACCTTTGATAGATTTTGTACAAAATAAGGTAACTAACAACCAAATTATTAACTTAAATTTTATTTGTACACATAATTCGCGTCGCAGTCATTTAGCTCAAATTTGGGCTCAAGTTGCATCAGTACATTTTAAAATTCCAAATGTAAATTGTTTTTCTGGCGGAACCGAAGAAACTGCACTTTATAAAACTGTTATTGAAGTCTTACAAAATCAAGGTTTCACTGTTAATTTATTAAATAATAGCACCAACCCTATTTATGCATTAAAGTTTAATGAAAATTGCATGCCTATTATTGGGTTTTCTAAAAAATACAACCACGAATTTAACCCAAAAAGTAATTTTGCTGCAGTTATGACGTGCTCTGAAGCCGATGGTGGTTGCCCTTTTGTTGCTGGTGCAGAAAAGCGAATTGCAATTACATATCAAGATCCTAAAGTATTTGATGAATTACAAAATGCTGCAAATGCTTATACAACTACTAGTTTACAAATTGCTACCGAAATGTTTTATGTTTTTTCTAAAATTAAATTATAA
- the arsB gene encoding ACR3 family arsenite efflux transporter, whose amino-acid sequence MQPKLKFIDRFLTLWIFLAMIVGISIGHFFPSISNITNTFSVGTTNIPLAIGLILMMYPPLAKVDYSLLPHVFKDKKVIGISLFLNWIVGTVLMFVLAILFLKNQPGYMSGLILIGLARCIAMVVVWNDLAKGNREYAALLVALNSIFQVFTYSFLVWLFINYLPHKLGLANFNVNVSMQDVTKSVFIYLGIPFIAGFLSRYYLVKFKGIEWYNRKYIPKIAPITLYALLFTIVFMFSLKGDTILQLPFDVLQIAIPLVIYFIVMFFVSFFINKWLNVPYSKNAAIAFTATGNNFELAIAVAISVFGLHSQQAFVGVIGPLIEVPVLILLVKASLYLQKKYYA is encoded by the coding sequence ATGCAACCAAAATTAAAATTTATCGACAGGTTTTTAACGCTTTGGATATTCCTTGCTATGATTGTAGGAATAAGTATAGGTCATTTTTTTCCAAGTATTTCAAATATAACAAATACTTTTTCGGTGGGTACAACCAACATTCCATTAGCAATCGGCTTAATTTTAATGATGTATCCACCATTAGCAAAAGTAGATTATAGTTTACTGCCACACGTTTTTAAAGATAAAAAAGTTATAGGAATATCATTATTTTTAAATTGGATAGTAGGTACGGTTTTAATGTTTGTACTGGCAATTTTGTTTTTAAAAAACCAACCAGGTTACATGTCAGGTTTAATTTTAATAGGCTTAGCACGATGCATTGCTATGGTAGTTGTTTGGAACGATTTAGCTAAAGGAAATCGGGAATATGCTGCTTTATTAGTAGCTTTAAATAGTATTTTTCAGGTATTTACGTACAGTTTTTTGGTATGGTTATTTATAAATTATTTACCACATAAATTAGGATTGGCAAATTTTAACGTAAATGTATCAATGCAAGATGTTACTAAAAGTGTTTTTATTTACTTAGGAATTCCATTTATTGCAGGCTTTTTAAGTAGGTATTATTTAGTAAAATTTAAAGGTATAGAATGGTATAATAGAAAATATATTCCTAAAATAGCACCTATCACCTTGTATGCTTTGCTTTTTACCATTGTATTTATGTTTAGTTTAAAAGGCGATACAATTCTGCAATTACCTTTTGATGTTTTACAAATTGCCATACCATTAGTAATTTATTTTATTGTAATGTTTTTTGTTAGTTTTTTCATTAACAAATGGCTAAATGTACCTTATTCAAAAAATGCTGCCATTGCATTTACAGCTACAGGTAACAATTTTGAATTAGCAATTGCTGTTGCCATTTCGGTTTTTGGTTTACATTCTCAACAAGCTTTTGTAGGGGTTATAGGACCATTAATCGAAGTTCCTGTTTTAATACTACTAGTAAAAGCAAGTTTGTATCTACAAAAAAAATACTATGCATAA
- the chrA gene encoding chromate efflux transporter, whose translation MENKVPLKEIIRVFLKLGVIGFGGPAAHIAMMHTEIVTKRNWLNEQQFLNLLGATQLIPGPNSTEMAIHIGYVKAGWKGLLLAGLCFILPAVLITSCFAYLYLEFGKLPEILPFIYGIKPAIIAIIIGAVYTLAIKAVNTKFLGFIGIIALIASLVNVNEVYIMLASGLLAVGYHFYSNIKNQSLNSIAPFALLPFTQVHLTNYQLFLTFLKIGAILYGSGYVLFAFLDTELVAKGYLSRTVLIDAIAVGQFTPGPVFSSVTFIGYQLNGFWGAFWATIAIFLPSFIFVAGIHFILKKVDQSKTFKVFLNAVNVASVAIILAVCFKMGKETITDWRTVLIAIVSAFVVFNFKNVNSAFIVLGGAFLGYLLYFL comes from the coding sequence TTGGAAAACAAGGTACCATTAAAAGAAATTATTCGTGTATTTTTAAAATTAGGTGTTATAGGCTTTGGCGGACCAGCAGCTCATATAGCTATGATGCATACCGAAATTGTAACTAAACGAAATTGGTTAAATGAACAGCAATTTTTAAATTTATTAGGAGCTACACAACTCATTCCCGGGCCAAATAGTACCGAAATGGCTATACATATAGGCTATGTTAAAGCTGGTTGGAAAGGTTTACTACTTGCGGGGTTATGCTTTATTTTACCAGCTGTTTTAATTACCAGCTGCTTTGCCTATTTATATCTTGAATTTGGAAAATTACCTGAAATTTTACCGTTTATATATGGTATAAAACCTGCCATAATTGCCATTATTATAGGTGCTGTTTATACATTAGCAATAAAAGCTGTTAATACAAAATTCTTAGGTTTTATAGGAATTATTGCTTTAATAGCTTCTTTAGTAAATGTTAACGAAGTTTACATAATGCTTGCATCTGGTTTATTGGCAGTGGGTTATCATTTTTATTCGAACATAAAAAATCAGTCGTTAAACAGTATAGCACCTTTTGCATTACTACCTTTTACACAAGTTCATTTAACAAATTATCAGTTATTTTTAACTTTTTTAAAGATAGGTGCCATTTTATATGGAAGTGGTTATGTTTTATTTGCTTTTTTAGATACCGAATTGGTTGCTAAAGGGTATTTAAGTAGAACGGTGCTTATTGATGCCATTGCAGTTGGACAATTTACACCAGGTCCCGTTTTTTCATCGGTTACTTTTATTGGTTATCAATTAAATGGTTTTTGGGGCGCATTTTGGGCTACAATAGCTATTTTTTTACCTTCGTTTATTTTTGTTGCAGGCATACACTTTATTTTAAAAAAAGTAGATCAATCAAAAACTTTTAAAGTGTTTTTAAATGCTGTAAATGTAGCATCTGTTGCTATAATTTTAGCTGTTTGTTTTAAAATGGGTAAAGAAACCATTACTGATTGGCGTACCGTTTTAATTGCTATTGTAAGCGCATTTGTGGTTTTTAATTTTAAAAATGTTAATAGTGCTTTTATTGTTTTAGGTGGAGCATTTTTAGGTTATTTGTTGTATTTTTTATAA
- a CDS encoding T9SS type A sorting domain-containing protein, which produces MATKFNLYPNPATNVVNITNAVNMQVNQITVYTLAGRQVSTQAYNNPAEIHLNVENLASGTYLLYLQTAQGTAVKQFIKK; this is translated from the coding sequence TTGGCTACAAAATTTAATTTGTACCCCAACCCAGCAACCAATGTGGTAAATATTACCAATGCAGTTAACATGCAGGTAAACCAAATTACGGTGTACACTTTAGCAGGTAGGCAAGTAAGCACACAAGCGTACAACAACCCAGCAGAAATACATCTAAATGTAGAAAATTTAGCAAGCGGTACGTATCTATTGTATTTACAAACCGCACAAGGTACAGCGGTTAAACAGTTTATAAAAAAGTAA
- a CDS encoding TonB-dependent receptor has protein sequence MGNFFAEDLVLPGDRETEHKQALSDKTLKINLNKNIYGSFAEIGAGQETARHFFRAGAASRTIAKAMSAYDKQFSDAIYTVEPDGRYVTESRLQKMLDHEVKLLEERLDENENPNRLYFSYANTVATIDFAKKFKGHGWVGIRFQNEPKGAFNEIILHIQFKENDVLLQQRTLGTLGVNLIYGAFYQYHDPKKLIHHLYDHLDKDQLEIDTINFSGPAFKNVDNRLMSLFLVKNGMADAVMFAPNGKNILPANTLFRKNVLLLRGSFRPVTIVNINMYQKSLNQFLTKNNLSIDKTAVIFEITLNNLLALGDVDEQDFLDRAELLCALGHTVMISNFKKYFKAVDYIWNYSQEKIALTIGLPSLIEIFDAKHYANLSGGLFEGLGRLFKHGLEIYVYPFLNEDGDIITSENVLLHDDNLKPIYNYFKNQNQIVDILGFEEKNLQIFSHKVLQKMKINDDSWKEDVPEIVADIIQEKQLFNHI, from the coding sequence ATGGGCAATTTTTTTGCAGAAGATTTAGTGCTTCCTGGTGATAGAGAAACCGAGCATAAACAAGCACTTAGCGATAAAACATTAAAAATAAATTTAAATAAAAATATTTACGGATCATTTGCTGAAATTGGTGCAGGGCAAGAAACAGCGCGTCATTTTTTTAGAGCAGGTGCCGCTTCACGAACCATTGCAAAAGCTATGTCGGCCTACGACAAGCAATTTAGCGATGCCATTTATACTGTAGAACCAGATGGGCGATACGTTACAGAAAGCAGATTACAAAAAATGCTAGATCACGAAGTAAAGCTGCTTGAAGAACGTTTAGATGAAAACGAAAACCCAAACCGTTTGTATTTTAGTTATGCAAATACGGTTGCAACTATAGATTTTGCAAAAAAATTTAAAGGACATGGTTGGGTTGGTATCCGTTTTCAGAATGAACCTAAAGGCGCTTTTAACGAAATTATTTTACACATACAGTTTAAAGAAAACGATGTGTTGTTACAACAACGCACCCTTGGTACATTAGGTGTTAACTTAATTTATGGCGCTTTTTATCAATACCACGATCCTAAAAAATTAATTCATCATTTATATGATCATTTAGATAAAGATCAACTTGAAATTGATACCATTAACTTTTCTGGTCCTGCTTTTAAAAATGTAGATAACCGTTTAATGAGTTTGTTTTTGGTTAAGAATGGTATGGCCGATGCTGTTATGTTTGCACCAAACGGTAAAAATATTTTGCCAGCAAATACGTTATTTCGTAAAAATGTATTGTTGTTACGCGGAAGTTTTCGTCCGGTTACCATTGTAAACATCAATATGTATCAAAAATCGTTAAATCAATTTTTAACTAAAAATAACTTATCAATAGATAAAACAGCCGTAATTTTTGAAATTACCTTAAATAATTTATTGGCTTTGGGAGATGTTGATGAGCAAGACTTTTTAGATCGTGCCGAATTACTTTGTGCTTTAGGGCATACTGTAATGATTTCGAACTTTAAAAAATATTTTAAAGCTGTTGATTATATTTGGAATTATTCACAAGAAAAAATTGCTTTAACCATTGGTTTACCTAGCTTAATTGAAATTTTCGACGCTAAGCATTATGCTAATTTAAGTGGCGGTTTGTTTGAAGGTTTAGGCAGATTGTTTAAACATGGTTTAGAAATTTATGTATATCCGTTTTTAAATGAAGACGGCGATATTATTACAAGTGAAAATGTATTGCTGCACGATGACAATTTAAAACCAATTTACAATTACTTTAAAAATCAAAATCAAATAGTTGATATTCTTGGTTTTGAAGAAAAAAACTTACAGATTTTTTCGCATAAAGTACTCCAAAAAATGAAAATTAACGACGATAGTTGGAAAGAAGATGTACCGGAAATTGTTGCCGACATTATTCAAGAAAAACAATTGTTTAATCATATTTAA
- a CDS encoding MBL fold metallo-hydrolase: MKVYFLGTGTSQGIPVIGNNSPVCLSTNFKDKRLRSAVLIDWDGTKIAIDCGPDFRQQMLRINNNTLDALLFTHEHADHTAGLDDIRPYCFMESKAMPIFAQERVLNSLKKRFDYIFETENRYPGAPAVEIHEIKPFTNFTINKKTVTPLLVNHGNLPILGYRFNSFAYLTDVKTLNDETYNALHNLDVLVINALRLQEHPTHNNLEEALYHIKKINPKKAYITHIGFQLGFHDEVEKLLPENVFLAYDQLILDL; this comes from the coding sequence GTGAAAGTTTATTTTTTAGGTACCGGCACATCACAAGGCATTCCTGTTATTGGAAATAACAGTCCTGTATGCTTAAGTACCAATTTTAAAGATAAACGGTTGCGATCGGCCGTTTTAATTGATTGGGACGGAACAAAAATTGCTATTGATTGCGGGCCCGATTTTAGGCAACAAATGTTGCGTATAAACAACAACACTTTAGATGCTTTACTGTTTACTCATGAACATGCCGACCATACTGCAGGGTTAGATGATATACGACCTTATTGTTTTATGGAAAGTAAAGCCATGCCTATTTTTGCACAAGAAAGGGTTTTAAATAGTTTAAAAAAACGCTTTGATTATATTTTTGAAACCGAAAACAGATATCCTGGCGCACCTGCTGTTGAAATACATGAAATTAAACCGTTTACAAATTTTACTATTAATAAAAAAACAGTTACTCCGTTGCTTGTAAACCACGGAAACTTACCCATATTAGGATATCGTTTTAACAGTTTTGCTTATTTAACCGATGTTAAAACTTTGAACGATGAAACCTATAATGCCTTACATAATTTAGATGTTTTAGTGATTAATGCATTGCGTTTGCAAGAGCATCCTACCCATAATAATTTAGAAGAGGCATTGTACCATATTAAAAAAATTAACCCAAAAAAAGCATATATTACACATATTGGTTTTCAATTAGGATTTCATGACGAAGTGGAAAAATTGTTACCCGAAAATGTGTTTTTAGCTTACGATCAACTAATTTTAGATTTATAA
- a CDS encoding hydrolase produces MKLKLTSIALLSLLVFACSKEKNTKNALNTVLVKDSLEIYKKLYDEAAYFSIDKNENAQKQFAPQPLEEVMTKVVQDFSNLNQLTGGNPLLPVDKNGQTAKVNKLSVINHQWIIIDFYGEGILGELLIKYNYTNNSTTTFKVIDTVIY; encoded by the coding sequence ATGAAACTAAAACTTACATCGATAGCCCTTTTAAGCTTATTGGTTTTTGCATGTTCTAAAGAAAAAAATACAAAAAACGCATTAAATACTGTTTTGGTTAAAGATTCGTTAGAGATATATAAAAAATTATACGACGAAGCTGCATATTTTTCTATAGATAAAAATGAAAACGCACAAAAGCAATTTGCGCCACAACCTTTAGAAGAAGTAATGACAAAAGTTGTACAAGATTTTAGTAATTTAAACCAACTAACAGGTGGCAACCCTTTGTTGCCTGTTGATAAAAATGGACAAACTGCAAAAGTTAATAAATTGTCTGTAATTAATCATCAATGGATTATTATAGATTTTTATGGCGAAGGTATTCTTGGTGAATTACTAATAAAATACAACTACACTAACAATTCAACAACCACTTTTAAAGTAATTGACACTGTGATATACTAA
- a CDS encoding alpha/beta hydrolase, which produces MQTQSLTYLIQEPKVIKEKNPLIILIHGYGSNEEDLFSFATELPADSYIVSVQAPFQVPPYGFAWYAITFDADMNKFSDDQQAIESRDLLVGFIDELAVKYPIDTEKVNLIGFSQGAILSYAIAVTYPKKINKVVALSGYFNPDIMQPKTDLDAYKHLKIFASHGTLDQVIPVEWARKTEQFLNTLQINAQYKEYPVGHGVAPQNFYDLKEFLTK; this is translated from the coding sequence ATGCAAACACAATCTTTAACCTATTTAATTCAGGAACCAAAAGTTATTAAAGAAAAAAATCCCTTAATAATTTTAATTCACGGGTACGGTAGCAACGAAGAAGATTTATTTTCGTTTGCAACTGAATTACCAGCTGATAGTTATATTGTATCGGTTCAAGCACCTTTTCAGGTACCTCCTTACGGTTTTGCTTGGTATGCCATAACTTTTGATGCCGATATGAATAAATTTAGTGACGACCAACAAGCAATTGAATCTCGTGATTTATTGGTTGGATTTATTGATGAATTAGCTGTAAAATACCCAATTGATACAGAAAAAGTAAATTTAATTGGTTTTAGTCAAGGAGCTATTTTAAGTTATGCTATAGCAGTTACTTATCCTAAGAAAATAAATAAAGTAGTAGCTTTAAGTGGTTATTTTAACCCAGATATTATGCAACCAAAAACTGATTTAGATGCATACAAGCATTTAAAAATTTTTGCATCGCACGGAACTTTAGATCAGGTTATTCCTGTTGAATGGGCGCGTAAAACAGAACAGTTTTTAAACACATTACAAATAAATGCTCAGTATAAAGAATATCCGGTTGGGCATGGTGTAGCACCTCAAAACTTTTACGATTTAAAAGAATTTCTTACTAAATAA
- a CDS encoding dihydroorotase has protein sequence MNIVIKNATIVDSTSEFNQKQLDIKIENGIITEISENINVANFQTISYENLHVSSGWMDASVSFGDPGFEDRETIENGLQTAAKSGFTHIAYQPNTYPVIDNQATVSFVKTKAANNATSLHPIGAFSKNQEGLDLAEMFDMQNAGAVAFGDYKKSITNANLLKIGLQYAQDFNGLVIAFCNDATIKGKGVVHEGIVATQLGLKGIPPLAEEIVLARNLFLLEYTGGKMHVPTISTAQSVQMIKEAKAKGLNVTCSVAVHNLVLTDEVLNDFDTRFKVNPPLRDAFHQQALINGVLDGTIDCITTDHCAIDIEHKKMEFDTAKDGTIGLESAFGALLSKLPLQVIVEKLQAAKTIFLKEISEIKVGEKADLTLFNPTKEWNFTKNDILSKSKNSAFLNYKMKGFVYGIYNNNKLMVK, from the coding sequence ATGAATATCGTTATAAAAAATGCAACCATAGTAGATTCTACTTCTGAATTTAACCAAAAACAACTTGATATTAAAATTGAAAACGGTATCATTACCGAAATTTCTGAAAATATAAACGTTGCTAATTTTCAAACTATTTCTTATGAAAATTTACACGTTTCTAGTGGTTGGATGGATGCATCGGTTTCGTTTGGCGATCCAGGATTTGAAGACCGTGAGACAATTGAAAACGGTTTACAAACTGCTGCAAAAAGTGGTTTTACACATATTGCTTATCAACCCAATACGTACCCAGTAATTGATAATCAGGCTACTGTAAGTTTTGTTAAAACAAAGGCTGCAAATAATGCTACTTCGTTACATCCAATAGGTGCTTTTTCAAAAAATCAAGAAGGATTAGATTTAGCTGAAATGTTTGATATGCAAAATGCCGGTGCGGTTGCTTTTGGCGATTATAAAAAAAGTATTACTAATGCTAATTTGTTAAAAATTGGTTTGCAATATGCACAAGATTTTAATGGTTTGGTAATTGCGTTTTGTAACGATGCTACTATAAAAGGTAAAGGTGTGGTGCACGAAGGTATTGTAGCTACACAACTTGGTTTAAAAGGTATTCCGCCTTTAGCCGAAGAAATTGTACTTGCCCGTAATTTGTTTTTATTAGAATATACGGGTGGTAAAATGCATGTTCCAACAATTTCCACAGCACAATCGGTACAAATGATTAAAGAAGCTAAAGCTAAAGGTTTAAATGTTACTTGTAGCGTAGCTGTACATAATTTGGTATTAACAGATGAAGTTTTAAACGATTTTGATACCCGTTTTAAAGTAAATCCTCCTTTACGAGATGCCTTTCATCAACAAGCTTTAATTAATGGGGTTTTAGATGGAACTATTGATTGTATTACAACAGATCATTGTGCAATTGATATTGAGCATAAAAAAATGGAGTTTGATACTGCTAAAGACGGAACAATTGGATTAGAATCGGCTTTTGGTGCGTTGCTATCTAAGTTGCCTTTACAGGTTATTGTTGAAAAATTACAAGCCGCAAAAACAATTTTCTTAAAAGAAATATCTGAAATTAAAGTAGGAGAGAAGGCCGATTTAACTTTATTTAATCCTACCAAAGAATGGAATTTTACTAAAAACGATATTTTATCAAAATCTAAAAATTCTGCATTTTTAAATTATAAAATGAAAGGTTTTGTTTACGGAATTTATAATAACAATAAATTAATGGTTAAGTAA